The window tgaggttgaaggaattatccgtagagctccgagacaggattgtgccgaggcacagatctggggaagggtaccaaagcatttctgcagcaatgaaggtccccaagaacacagtggcctccatcattcttaaatggaagaagtttggaaccaacaagactcttcctagagctggctgctcccagccaaactgagcaattgggggagaaggtgccttggtcagggaggtgaccaagaacccgatgatcactctgacagagctccagagttcctctgttgagataggagaaccttccagagggaCAACCACCTCAGCAGCATTCCACCAaacagacctttatggtagagtggccagatggaagacactcctcagtaaaaggcacatgacagccaacttagagtttgccaaaagacacctaaaggactctcagaccatgagaaacaagattctctggtctgatgaaaccaagattgaactctttggcctgaatgcctagCGTCACttcttgaggaaacctggcaccatccctacggtgaagcatggtggtggcagcatcatgccttggggatgtttttcattggcagggactgggagactagtcaggatcgagggaaagatgaacggagaaaagtacagagagatccttgatgaaaacctgctccagagcgctcaggacctcagattggggtgaaggtttaccttccaagaGGTCTAACCTTCCAAGAGgtttaacatctctggagaaaacTGAAAAAAGCTGCGCAGCGACGCTCctcgtccaacctgacagatcttgagaggatctacagagaagaatgggagaaactcccaagaaggcttgaggctgtaatcgttgctaaaggtgcttcaacaaagtactgagtaaagggtctgaataagtaGCAAGtcgccgagtggttagagcgttgggccagtaacccgaaaggttgctagatcgaatccccaagctgacaaggtaaaaaatctgttgttctgcctctgaacaaggcagttaatccactgttcctaggccttaactgacttgcctagttaaataaaggttaaaataaatgcatttattatatattgattttttttatttgcaaacatttctaaaaacctgtttttgctttgtcattatggggtattgtgtgtagattgatgagaaaagaTAAACAATTtgctacattttagaataaggctgtaacgtcaaggggtctgaatactttccgaatgcactgtagatgctGTTGACTTACACTGTAGTCATTTAATTAGTTTGTAACCCCAGGTTTTGATTCCATGGAGAATAACCAAAGATGCAAATTGTGAGGGGCTCATTCTGGAGCATTTGCTGTCATCAATAGCATGCAGAGATGTGTCCTCAGCTCACTGCAGTGTCATTAAACAGGTGCTTGCCAAGGTTGCTTATCATATGCAGGAGCATAACAAAGAGCCTgtaatgtctctgtctgagtTAAAGATTTACATTAAGGATTACACAAACAAGCAGTTTGAAGTAAACACCTTCCTTATACCGCCTCAGTGCAGCTCTGAAGTAATGAACAGTTATGTCAGGAGATCTTTGTTCTagttcttttttttctctctctcccttttgctTTTTGATGGATACAAAATAGACCAGACAAAATCATTAAAACGCTATGCTTGGATAAATGGAGCTTGTAAAAGTTTTTTTTAGTGACAGGTGGACAAAAATATAAAGTCAGATCAATTATGTTTATTCTGCTTTCTCTTTTGTTGCTTCCGTGTccccagtatagtacagtactctAATAATGATATGTCCTTTAATGTGCCACGTTCATTGTCACTACTTTAATACGCCTTTGTGCTGCAGATTTCAGATTTCATTTCAGAATGTGAATGTCAGTTATTGTTATAGCTACCATAGGCATTAAGTATCCTATCTGGTCTTGTTAAATAGATAGTCCATTATGTTAATTAGATTGAAATTGGAAATGTGTGCAGCAGAGTCTTACCATTTACTACCTCTGGCCCGTCATTGCAGTGTTTTCTAAAGCATAAGGGTCTATAAAGTGGGTAGCTGTACAGTATGCCAAGTATGCTGTGTGTAGCCAAAGCACTAGCAACATGCACTTTGTTAGCACTAGCAACATGCACTTTGTTAGCACTAGCAACATGCACTTTGTTAGCACTAGCAACATGCACTTTGTTTTTGTCTGTAATAGACAGTAATTGCCCAATTATTCCATTCCTAGATTTCTAAATGTATCACTACCACTAATGAATAAGAATATTATCTTTATTACTGTACCAACAATATGTAGTGTCATTTTTAAGTGTGTTTGGTGAAGGTATTACAGGCTTGGTGTCAGAGTTATATTAATACACTGAATGGGGATGCCCTCTTTCTAGGACCTATAGGGGAAGATTATGGCACTTTGTGGTTGGCAGCATTTAGCCATTTCCTAAAAGCATTAGCCTGAGTCTAAGGCCTTGTGTGAGAGATAATAATTACATCAGACTGCATTACCGTACCATCTGAGTAGATTCTCTCACAGGACTTCTGATACTTTTCAATTATCCAAAAtatcaaaatactttttcaatGTCACCCGAGCTGGGTTTTTGAACAGCTGAGAACTCATACAATTCTGTATTAGCATTTTATTTTATGGTGCACCCTACTGTGTGAAAGCTAAGCTTAGTCTAGAGGCAGTACAAAGATAACTCTTATCAAAAGCTGTTGGTTGTAACTGCTGAGTCCTGATTTCAGAGAAAATCTAACACTACTTGATAAAactttgtattattttatttagCAGACGGGTGTGCTTGCTGAACCTATTAAGATCTATCTTTTTGTTCTGGCGTTAACATGTTATTTCTCTATTTTTCAGATGTAAATGGAGAAGCACAAGTGTCAAGAAGAAAAACAGGACATCTGCACGGTTTCAAACCGGATTTTCGTTAAAAGGCAAACAACGACATCCCATCACTTTCCTCTAAAACAATCCATTACTGACAATTGATGTCAAGCAGCACATCAGTGCAGCATTATGCTGCCTTGCTGGAAGGAACACTGCTAATGGAAAGAAAACCTTTTAAGATTCAATACATTAAATACATATAAATGCACCAGAATGCCTTCAAAAGTCTCATGCTTGTACGTGTTGACGGTCGTTTGCTGGGCAAGTGCTCTTTGGTACTTGGGTATATCCCGGCCGACATCCTCCTATGTCAGTGGGCAGATGTCTTTGCCGATCCGGAAGACTGTGAAAACCCTTAAGAACACTACGTTCAGCAACATCCGGACGCGAACGCTGAACCCACACGCCTTCGACTTTGTCATCAACGAGCCTAAGAAATGTGAGAGCAACACGCCCTTCCTGGTCATCCTGATCAGCACCACACACAAAGAGTTTGATGCCCGTCAGGCCATCCGGGAGACCTGGGGTGATGAGAGCACCTACAGCGACATCCGCATCATCACCCTCTTCCTGCTGGGCCGCAACACGGACGCCGTCCTCAACCAGATGGTGGAACAGGAGAGCCAGATCTTCCACGACATTGTGGTGGAGGACTTCATAGACTCGTACCACAACCTCACCCTCAAGACCCTGATGGGCATGCGCTGGGTGGCCACCTTCTGCTCCCAGGCCCAGTACGTCATGAAGACGGACAGTGACATTTTCGTCAACATGGACAATCTGGTCTACAAGCTTCTGAAGCCCACCACCAAGCCCAAGAGGAGGTATTTTACGGGCTACGTCATCAACGGCGGTCCCATCAGAGACATGCGCAGTAAGTGGTACATGCCCAGAGACCTGTACCCCGAGGCTAAGTACCCCCCCTTCTGCTCGGGCACAGGGTACGTGTTCTCAGTGGACGTAGCTGAGCTGATCTATAAGACCTCTCTGCACACCAGACTGCTCCACCTGGAGGACGTGTACGTGGGACTGTGTCTGAGGAAGCTGGGCATCCACCCCTATCAGAACAGTGGCTTCAATCACTGGAAAATGGCCTACAGCCTGTGTAGGTACCGTCGTGTTATCACTGTCCACCAGATTTCACCGGAAGAAATGCACCGGATCTGGAACGACATGTCCAGCAAGAAACACCTCAGATGCTAGCACCTGAGGACAACTTGGACCCTTCCTCTGTTTTTGGGGGGGTTTTTTACCTCTCAACCTGGTGTTCTAACAAAGTTGTTTTCATTTTCTGACAACATTAGTTCTCTATAGGCTACTAGTATACTTTTACTGAATCCAATGTAGCTGTTGGGTGCATGAGGCTTGTAAAGTGCATGTTCTCATTCAAACACACACTAAGATAGTGTTGTTACCAGTCATTTTGTAATCTCTGGTCTAGAGCTATAGACTTCAACAACTCATTTCGATGAACATTTACTCTGTACATTTACAAGTGAAACCAGAGAGGTATTATTGAAGGACAAAATGATGTATATGTCACTGTAAGTGTCTATCTACTTTCTGCCAAGTTCTCATGCTGTTTTTGGGATGGTACTTCCTTGCAGCAGGGGAAAGCCTCCCCCACACCATGTCTCATCCCTCCTACCAGGCTTATGGATGGTCAACAGTTGTAGGCTACACCATAGTACATACACATTGAAATAGAAAATAATGCTGCaacaatgacaacaacaataTCTATATTCTGCAAACGTAGAACAAGTTGGAATGTTAATTGTTCTTTTCTATTGTTGCGATTTAATAAGAAATGAATACATCTCTACTGGATGTACTTTATCACTATTCACTATTGTTCAAAACTACATGTGTGGGTCAAACAGATGTTTTAAATgtgatttcccccccccccccccggataTCTTTGTTTACATATTGGTGTAAATTTAACTGCCTCTTCATCTGGAAAGAGACAGGAAAATGCTTTTTACATTTAGATGTCATTGATCATTTCTACTCAAATTATTTTCTTACAGTGTACTTGAAGTATTTCATGGTGTCATGCTACCTGCTTCTGATAAAACTGGCTACTATTACTGTACTCTACGTAGGTCGGATTCACGACCACGACCAAGTATCAACAGACGTTACATATCATCTTGTGCACGTGGCAATTTACATAGTAACTTTTATCTAAATTCCCAAGTGAATCTATTATAATGTGTTATTTGGCATATCTTTAATGAATCACTGCTATTGAAATAATGGGAAATAATTCCATTTTCTGGAACTTGGGATAGCTGATATGGCCCAAATGTCATTTTCaaatgtttattattattttttaagtaTTTAGTATTATAAGCTATTGTGACATTTGACTGTGAAAGTATAAAGATATATCCTGAAGGAGGTTGTTGTGATATAAAGTATGtttttttacataaaaaaatattcatatttgaAAAGTAATGAAACCTATTCAATGCCCTTTATACTTGGTGACCCTTAAGAGGAAGGGGATATCTACTCAATTGCACAATTGAatacattcaactgaaatgtgcctTCTGCATTTCACCCTAacactctgaatcagagaggtgcgttAATCGACATCATCGGCGcccagttgttgttgggggttaactgccttgcaaAAGGGTAGAATCGTAGCTTTTCGCCACATTGAGggttcaaaccagcaaccttttggttagtggccactaggctatctgccacaTTCATGTTGATTAAAtttgtttaggggttaggtttgtTGAATTACTGCTGATTGTATGGATTTTCATGTTCATCTAATTTTATATTCATCAACAAACTCGAGTACCATACACAAAATGACATACAGCAGAAAACATTGTCATAGTTCCATGTGAAAGAGGGCATTTGTAACATTTTGGATTTTCAGTGGATCTAGGCAGTTCAATTCACCTTAGGTATCTTCCAAACATCAACATGCCaaatactgtatgtaataaatgGAGACACTATTTGGCTGAAAGGACACCTCACCTCCTTTTACATACATACTTGGGAGAATTGACCTTGACAAGGTTGCCTAACCTGTTCTAATTCACATTAGCACATTGTAATGTTAACATTTACagtttagtaatttagcagacactcttatcgaGAGCGACTTACAAGAGCAATTTACATTAAgtggcagatttttcacctcatTGGCTCGGGGTTCTCGACCCAACGCTcttcttaaccactaggctacctgccacccatgtTTTGTATTATGACACTCCGCTTTGTACAGAATGACTTCAGTTAGGTAACGTTTATGAAAATCAACACCAAATCAACTCAACACAACTTTAGTTTTAATAATAGCAATTCATTTGTTGCTcctctgcagaaatgtttttaatCAGCCGATTACAGAACAAAGATAATATGCGTAAATGGTACAACTACTGTACATAGAAAACACAATAACTTACCTCTTGAAATAACGTATTTAGAACAAGTTAATATTTGTTTACCACTTTCAATACTTTAGAAAATAATTTAGAGCTACTGTACTTGTTTTGGACAAATGAATGGCTCATCAACATTTCAATAGTTTCCTTTGGGTTTCGTTTGCGGATGCATTGTTATACAGTACATTTCAGAGAATAATATGTGGGAAAAAACATCTTGTAGTGCAGTAAATCAGAGCAAGAAACTGAGTTTTTCAAGATTTTATCAATTAATTTGGCTTCGGGAAAACACATTAACTGAAGCATATTACAGAATTAAGGTTTGGGTTATGGTTCAAATCACCATTATGTAATGACAAAGAATACAGGTTAAATTCTCATTACAATTCATAACACAAGTCTCCCAGGGCTAAGCATTGTTTTGTCAGGTGCATATAATCTGCCCCAAAAGTGCATTGTAGCTTGTCCTTAACTATTGACTTGAGAAAATACTACCATTGAGTTGTATCACTGCTGGAATATAGGCATGTATGTTTGTGAAATGGTCCAAACAAACAAGTTCTGCTGTTCGCGGTCTCACACATTACCTACGTTCTTAGGCACAGATCAATGAACAAGGCACCTCTAGCATTTTTAAGCATCAACACTGTCTTATGAAGAAGCAGTACATTTTACACGTCAGCAGGGCTTCCGTCACTTTCACCGAAAATGGGTCCCATAAATGTATTGGTTTACTATCATCTATACACAGTACAGTTAATTCCTTTTAAAACATTCATTATGTTAATCACGAAAATGTGCTTTTTTTTCTCCGTCAATAAAATAAATCGTACATTCTGAACAGGGACTACGATACAGACCGCTGAGGAACATTTCTTTATCTCAAATGAGTGGTCTGACATGGAAGTTGAAGAATATATTTTTCACTGTGAAAACACAACAGTGAGAAACAAATAAAAGGCATTCTCAATGTAATAAATAATAGTAAGAGTTTCGCTGAAAGCAGAGGTACCatgataaaaaaaaacaaaaaaaacaacaactcctAAGCCACTTTGTTTTATCCTCAGCTACTACCGCCTGTGTACATCTTTAGTTTCCTGGACTGAATCCTGGTCCGTCCGCTGGTCTGGCCTGGGTGGGGGTACTTGGTGGTGGAATGTCGTCGGGGAGTGGGGGCTAGCTGAACTGTGACAGAGCTGGGCATCAGGGCAGGGAGGGGAGAATggaagaaagggagaaaggggtGTGTCTGGTGcttctcggtctgtctgtctgtctgctctgaccCACCTCCTCCATCTCAACCGCTTTGGCCATGATGAGGGGGGCATCAGCTAACACTCAGCTGGGCGAAGCCGATCAGCTTCACGTCATCTGCGATCTCCGTGTCATCACAGCCAGAAACCTGATGGAGGAACAGATTAAAAGGGTTGGCTGGGGACCATAAGATCCTATCAGCCACCTACACAGCAAGATTACCAGACATAATCCAACACCCAGTGAACAGCTGTACCCTAACAATGAGGATCGGTTTTGTCACTGATCCTACTTTAAGTAGTAAGCTACTGTTTAACGGATTCATATAATTTGTGACGTGTTTGGTCTTAAAATCCTTTACAGCCAAGAAAAAAAGTTGAGCACAGGAGAGATTTGTCCTCTCGTAATAGGACACGAGAGCACGGTAGAGAAATTACAGTCCTTCAAAAGATGAAACGCCAAGGAAACATTTATGGAGAGAGCTTTCGCAGATAGACAGTATTTTTCCCTACAGCCAAGGTAGAACAATGTTATTCATCCATTTAATA of the Oncorhynchus masou masou isolate Uvic2021 chromosome 10, UVic_Omas_1.1, whole genome shotgun sequence genome contains:
- the b3galt1b gene encoding beta-1,3-galactosyltransferase 1 codes for the protein MPSKVSCLYVLTVVCWASALWYLGISRPTSSYVSGQMSLPIRKTVKTLKNTTFSNIRTRTLNPHAFDFVINEPKKCESNTPFLVILISTTHKEFDARQAIRETWGDESTYSDIRIITLFLLGRNTDAVLNQMVEQESQIFHDIVVEDFIDSYHNLTLKTLMGMRWVATFCSQAQYVMKTDSDIFVNMDNLVYKLLKPTTKPKRRYFTGYVINGGPIRDMRSKWYMPRDLYPEAKYPPFCSGTGYVFSVDVAELIYKTSLHTRLLHLEDVYVGLCLRKLGIHPYQNSGFNHWKMAYSLCRYRRVITVHQISPEEMHRIWNDMSSKKHLRC